In Agrobacterium vitis, one genomic interval encodes:
- a CDS encoding carbohydrate ABC transporter permease, which translates to MSLVQTDTMPSTDWARLERRGIVNRAGFLSALILFLTIVSIPILLPYLWLLVKSLTSSDGAVSRLVLWHSTAIAGVGYLGAIALALLADRLRRPAINWAVLAMVIVILSAIFLVPHLSFDNYRFLWNPDIAKIGTNRMDLMPSIWSALGTSLVFAISQTAIVTLVATPAAYALSRFAFAGRENILRGLLLLHAFPALALTVAIFIQLYYMGLLNNLVGVVLVLSALELPFAIFVLKGFFDGVPWDIEMSAVTDGATRFQAFRMVILPQIRSGLIAVATFTFLRGWEEYVFVQTLLIEKNQMTMSLYLFFVAQDHMGADYGMIAAVGIVYLLPVLVLYIFTQKYITQMSFGGIKG; encoded by the coding sequence ATGTCGCTGGTCCAGACCGATACCATGCCGTCCACCGATTGGGCACGTCTCGAACGTCGGGGCATTGTCAATCGTGCCGGTTTTCTGTCGGCGCTCATCCTCTTCCTGACGATTGTCTCCATCCCAATCCTGCTGCCCTATCTCTGGCTGTTGGTGAAATCGCTCACCTCGTCCGATGGCGCTGTTAGCCGGCTGGTTCTTTGGCACAGTACGGCCATCGCCGGGGTCGGTTATCTCGGCGCGATTGCGCTGGCGCTGCTGGCGGATCGGCTGCGTAGGCCTGCCATCAACTGGGCTGTGCTTGCCATGGTGATCGTCATTCTGTCGGCTATTTTCCTCGTCCCGCATCTGAGTTTCGACAATTACCGCTTTCTGTGGAACCCTGACATTGCCAAAATCGGCACCAACCGCATGGACCTGATGCCATCGATCTGGTCGGCGCTTGGCACGTCGCTGGTGTTTGCGATTTCCCAGACGGCAATCGTCACACTCGTCGCCACCCCAGCCGCCTATGCGCTGTCGCGGTTCGCTTTCGCGGGCCGTGAAAACATTCTGCGCGGCCTGCTTCTGCTGCACGCTTTTCCGGCACTGGCGCTCACGGTCGCGATCTTCATCCAGCTCTACTATATGGGCCTGCTCAACAATTTGGTGGGTGTCGTGCTGGTGTTGAGTGCGCTTGAACTGCCGTTTGCGATCTTTGTCCTCAAAGGGTTTTTCGACGGCGTGCCATGGGACATCGAGATGAGCGCCGTGACGGATGGTGCAACGCGCTTCCAGGCATTTCGCATGGTGATCCTGCCACAGATCCGCAGCGGCCTGATTGCTGTTGCCACATTTACCTTTCTGCGTGGCTGGGAGGAATATGTCTTCGTCCAGACGCTGTTGATCGAAAAGAACCAGATGACGATGAGCCTTTACCTGTTCTTCGTCGCCCAGGACCATATGGGGGCGGATTACGGCATGATTGCTGCCGTCGGCATCGTCTATCTTCTGCCCGTCCTGGTCCTCTACATTTTCACGCAGAAGTACATCACGCAAATGAGCTTCGGCGGGATCAAAGGATAA
- a CDS encoding carbohydrate ABC transporter permease codes for MSQFQLRAHRPARPILYLAPAIALLAVFFLAPILVNAVIAFTDMGSNLRVGHFTLQNFERIVQRDARIPMVLLTTLIYVTVTLFIFNVGLGALLAMTSTAIPDRLGNFFRGLWLLPRMSPAVLYGILWIWIADPTPLGLLNQVTGAFGLPPVNLRNDFPLLLVILANGAVGASFAMVILTSSIRSIPSHLAHAARVDGASEWGVLRHVVVPALSQPIRFITIYQALSLMTTYEYILLITGGGPLYDSTPYALYIYRRAFESGAYAYGAALALGLMVIGIAVTLVQWRVSNMRSTFAAPKIEVL; via the coding sequence ATGTCCCAATTCCAGCTTCGAGCGCATCGACCGGCTCGGCCAATTCTTTACCTCGCGCCGGCAATCGCGCTGCTTGCCGTGTTTTTTCTGGCGCCGATCCTGGTCAACGCGGTGATCGCCTTTACGGACATGGGGTCGAACCTGCGAGTCGGCCATTTCACATTGCAGAACTTCGAGCGGATCGTGCAGCGTGATGCGCGGATCCCCATGGTGCTGCTGACAACGCTGATCTACGTCACGGTCACCCTTTTCATCTTCAATGTTGGCCTCGGCGCGCTTTTGGCGATGACCTCGACCGCGATCCCCGATCGGCTGGGTAATTTCTTTCGCGGGCTATGGCTTTTGCCACGCATGAGCCCGGCTGTGCTCTACGGGATCTTGTGGATATGGATCGCCGATCCAACGCCTTTAGGGCTGCTCAACCAGGTGACGGGCGCATTCGGCCTGCCACCGGTCAATTTGCGCAATGATTTTCCGCTGCTGCTGGTCATTCTGGCAAATGGCGCTGTCGGGGCTTCCTTTGCGATGGTCATCCTGACCTCGTCGATCCGCTCGATCCCTTCACACCTCGCCCATGCGGCACGTGTCGATGGTGCCAGCGAGTGGGGCGTTCTGCGCCATGTCGTGGTGCCAGCGCTCTCGCAGCCGATCCGCTTCATCACCATCTACCAGGCACTCTCCCTGATGACGACCTATGAATATATCCTGCTGATCACCGGTGGTGGCCCGCTCTACGATTCCACACCCTATGCGCTCTACATTTATCGGCGCGCCTTCGAAAGCGGCGCCTATGCCTATGGTGCGGCGCTGGCGCTGGGCCTGATGGTCATCGGTATCGCCGTGACCCTGGTGCAATGGCGTGTCTCCAATATGCGCTCCACCTTTGCCGCTCCAAAGATCGAGGTCTTGTGA
- a CDS encoding ABC transporter substrate-binding protein produces the protein MTKCLALLATVAISALATGWAHAEDIKIKLSTLADKTAPARITNIEAAADIMNKQFKAAGVDKHIVIEANNSTVKGWDDLALDTLKAFAVGQGPDIYVVPHEWISKFAEDGDALPMDERIAAAPWVYGDILPVLWKAAKGNDGKIYGIPQDAEIRMFFYNKDMLRKIGKDEAFIEGLPAKVEAGEFTLDDLTALSKEVVDAKAAQYGMLHRPNVGIDYLMVFQSYGVKFLDEKTGKLVFPKAEMTKALGWYERNAKQGVTPVDNTAMSWDAIQGAFKQEKAFIFHQGVWAVAWQLGEMNGATWPTDRDGYFHKIGWIPAPAAEKGGKPANLSHPLLYTVNAKSKNADIAADLVALATLPYFNNQHAVTSYHTAISNAQTAMPKYKDNWVLSAASPMMAHAGFVPNHTQFGSYNKILFSGLQAVETGKMKAADAVEFIADELETQFGSDVEIRDTASN, from the coding sequence ATGACCAAATGCCTCGCCCTTCTCGCCACCGTGGCGATTTCTGCGCTTGCCACCGGATGGGCGCATGCAGAAGACATCAAGATCAAGCTTTCGACGCTGGCCGATAAGACGGCTCCCGCGCGCATCACCAATATCGAAGCCGCCGCAGACATCATGAACAAGCAGTTCAAGGCGGCGGGCGTCGATAAACATATTGTCATCGAAGCCAATAACAGCACCGTTAAAGGCTGGGACGACCTCGCCCTCGATACGCTGAAGGCATTTGCAGTCGGTCAGGGGCCGGACATCTATGTCGTGCCGCATGAATGGATCAGCAAATTCGCCGAGGATGGCGACGCGCTGCCGATGGACGAGAGGATTGCCGCTGCCCCATGGGTCTATGGCGACATCCTGCCAGTGCTGTGGAAGGCCGCCAAGGGCAATGATGGCAAGATCTATGGCATACCGCAGGATGCCGAGATCCGTATGTTCTTCTATAACAAGGACATGCTGCGCAAGATCGGCAAGGATGAGGCCTTTATCGAAGGCTTGCCCGCCAAGGTCGAGGCTGGCGAATTCACGCTTGATGATCTGACGGCGCTCTCCAAGGAAGTGGTCGATGCCAAGGCTGCTCAATACGGCATGTTGCATCGCCCCAATGTCGGCATCGATTATCTGATGGTCTTCCAGTCCTATGGCGTCAAATTCCTGGATGAGAAAACCGGCAAGCTGGTGTTTCCGAAAGCGGAAATGACCAAGGCTCTCGGCTGGTACGAGCGCAATGCCAAGCAAGGCGTCACCCCTGTCGATAACACAGCAATGAGCTGGGATGCGATCCAGGGCGCCTTCAAGCAGGAAAAGGCTTTCATCTTCCATCAGGGCGTCTGGGCGGTTGCCTGGCAATTGGGTGAGATGAACGGTGCCACCTGGCCGACGGATCGCGACGGCTATTTCCACAAGATCGGCTGGATTCCGGCCCCGGCTGCAGAAAAGGGCGGCAAGCCCGCCAATCTTTCCCATCCGCTGCTTTATACCGTCAATGCCAAGAGCAAGAATGCTGACATTGCCGCTGATCTCGTAGCGCTTGCGACATTGCCGTATTTCAACAACCAGCATGCTGTCACTTCCTACCATACAGCAATTAGCAACGCCCAGACGGCAATGCCGAAATACAAGGACAATTGGGTTCTGTCGGCGGCATCGCCGATGATGGCTCACGCTGGGTTCGTGCCGAACCACACCCAGTTCGGCAGCTACAACAAGATCTTGTTCAGCGGCTTGCAGGCCGTGGAAACCGGAAAAATGAAGGCGGCCGATGCCGTTGAGTTCATTGCCGACGAACTTGAAACGCAATTCGGCTCGGACGTTGAAATCCGCGATACCGCCAGCAACTAA
- a CDS encoding ROK family transcriptional regulator, whose translation MLRRQRPLHGIGTTQAAVLKHLRRNGIASRAELAELCGVTQAAVSMMTRDLIARGIVIQGARRQSQRGAPHIDLMLAGNIGYALGVHANSYSLTVTLLDFCGNRIGEQQLEGPYDRFSDIQTAIKSLKTDLLTSNGIDEGLLIGAAVAMPTRFRHGTAFLDLAEEVVSWAGSDLASTLRETLDCPVMIENDANAAAMGELALGNASGHDNFAYLYLSEGIGSGIIIDKELYRGNLGNAGEVGALRARGLSRPSFDDLAAWCKEHQGNIPKGRSCDQWTAYLQANPTVLDAWLRKAGPELATLAFMVTAVLAPSAIYIGGTLPRLVREKLAPWLDFSTSNPFDGARVIQPDILIPQISAVDAVAFGAAAMILHSVPGNPGL comes from the coding sequence GTGCTGAGAAGACAACGGCCTTTGCACGGCATCGGCACCACGCAAGCGGCGGTGCTGAAACACTTGCGGCGAAACGGCATTGCATCGCGTGCAGAACTCGCGGAATTGTGCGGCGTGACCCAGGCTGCCGTCAGCATGATGACCCGTGACTTGATCGCGCGCGGCATCGTTATCCAGGGAGCCAGACGGCAAAGCCAGCGCGGGGCGCCTCACATCGACCTCATGCTCGCCGGAAACATCGGATATGCGCTTGGGGTGCATGCCAACAGCTATTCGCTGACAGTGACGTTGCTCGATTTTTGCGGCAACCGGATTGGCGAACAGCAGCTTGAAGGGCCTTACGACAGATTTTCCGACATTCAGACGGCGATCAAATCGCTCAAAACCGACTTGCTGACATCAAACGGCATTGATGAAGGCCTGCTGATCGGCGCCGCTGTGGCCATGCCAACCCGTTTCCGTCACGGCACTGCCTTCCTCGATCTCGCGGAGGAAGTCGTTTCCTGGGCAGGCTCAGATCTTGCCTCGACCCTGAGAGAGACACTTGACTGTCCGGTGATGATTGAAAACGACGCCAATGCTGCGGCCATGGGCGAGCTTGCCTTGGGCAATGCCAGCGGACACGATAATTTTGCCTATCTTTACCTGTCCGAGGGCATTGGCAGCGGCATCATCATTGACAAGGAACTTTATCGCGGCAATCTTGGAAATGCTGGCGAAGTGGGCGCGCTTCGCGCGCGCGGATTATCGCGCCCCTCTTTTGACGACTTGGCAGCCTGGTGCAAAGAGCATCAGGGAAACATCCCGAAAGGCCGGTCTTGCGACCAATGGACGGCATATCTGCAAGCAAACCCGACAGTTCTTGATGCGTGGCTGAGGAAAGCCGGACCGGAATTAGCCACGCTCGCCTTTATGGTGACAGCCGTTCTTGCGCCATCGGCGATCTATATCGGTGGAACACTGCCCAGACTGGTAAGGGAAAAGCTAGCACCATGGCTTGATTTCTCAACATCGAATCCGTTCGATGGAGCGCGGGTCATTCAACCTGATATCCTCATCCCGCAAATCTCAGCGGTCGATGCCGTCGCGTTTGGCGCCGCAGCTATGATCCTTCATAGCGTGCCGGGCAATCCGGGTCTCTGA
- a CDS encoding zinc ribbon domain-containing protein YjdM has translation MAGDNDDYIYDEATGEWRPASEVAAAAAQASEVRDASGNILQDGDSVTLIKDLKVKGAGQTLKQGTVIKSIRLTDNPEEIDCRHDAIKGLVLRTEFVKKR, from the coding sequence GTGGCTGGCGATAACGACGATTACATTTATGATGAAGCGACCGGCGAATGGCGCCCCGCCTCCGAAGTGGCAGCCGCTGCCGCTCAGGCATCGGAGGTCCGTGATGCCTCCGGCAACATCTTGCAGGATGGCGATTCCGTCACCCTCATCAAGGATCTGAAGGTCAAGGGCGCTGGCCAGACGCTGAAACAGGGCACCGTCATCAAGTCGATCCGCCTCACAGACAATCCGGAAGAGATCGATTGCCGTCATGACGCGATCAAGGGACTGGTGCTGCGGACGGAATTCGTCAAGAAGCGTTGA
- a CDS encoding RNA polymerase sigma factor, with protein sequence MTDDPDEELVKQVAAGDQAAMRTMVARKLPRFLALANRMLADPAEAEDVAQETFLRIWKHAGGWRQGRARFDTWAHRVAINLCYDRLRKRRDVLMAEPPDRMDDAPLPDAGLTGHETDSQRVTEALQALAPRQREAIVLVYYQDMSNLEAANVMQISVDALESLLARGRRSLQKMLTADGLTSDGMNGDGMNGDGNE encoded by the coding sequence ATGACCGACGATCCCGATGAAGAGTTGGTCAAGCAAGTTGCGGCGGGCGATCAGGCTGCGATGCGGACCATGGTGGCGCGCAAACTGCCGCGTTTTCTGGCGCTTGCCAATCGCATGCTCGCTGACCCGGCGGAGGCGGAGGATGTGGCGCAGGAAACCTTTCTGCGCATCTGGAAACATGCCGGAGGCTGGCGGCAGGGCCGTGCCCGCTTCGATACCTGGGCGCACCGCGTAGCAATCAACCTTTGCTACGACCGGCTGCGCAAGCGGCGTGACGTGCTGATGGCCGAGCCGCCGGATCGGATGGACGACGCGCCTCTGCCGGATGCCGGACTGACGGGACATGAAACAGACAGCCAGCGGGTCACCGAGGCTTTGCAGGCGCTCGCGCCCCGGCAACGGGAAGCAATCGTTCTGGTTTACTACCAGGACATGTCGAACCTGGAGGCAGCCAATGTGATGCAGATCAGTGTCGATGCGCTGGAAAGCCTTTTGGCGCGTGGACGACGGTCTTTGCAGAAGATGTTGACCGCAGACGGCCTGACCAGCGACGGGATGAACGGAGATGGGATGAACGGAGATGGGAATGAGTGA
- a CDS encoding periplasmic heavy metal sensor — MTENGFKRLAIGLLVLNTFLICALAGAGFFYLYDTATIPPSRLPLAGEQLPSKLRGEFQKALNDARRDVRSTGLEARQARVEAAALMGKPDLDGVALADALKRAREAEYAVRAATEQKAIDFVASLSVDERRRLADGLIQREAPRPATK, encoded by the coding sequence ATGACGGAAAACGGTTTCAAGCGGCTGGCCATCGGCCTTCTGGTGCTCAACACCTTCCTGATCTGCGCCCTTGCCGGTGCCGGGTTTTTCTATCTCTATGACACTGCCACGATCCCGCCTTCGCGTCTGCCGCTGGCGGGCGAGCAGCTTCCGTCAAAATTGCGCGGTGAGTTTCAGAAGGCCCTGAACGATGCGCGCCGTGATGTGCGCTCCACCGGACTTGAAGCGCGCCAAGCGCGTGTCGAGGCCGCCGCCCTGATGGGCAAGCCGGATCTCGACGGTGTGGCGCTGGCCGATGCGCTAAAACGCGCCCGCGAGGCCGAATATGCGGTGCGAGCCGCCACCGAGCAGAAGGCGATCGATTTTGTAGCCAGCCTTTCGGTCGATGAACGACGCCGTCTGGCGGATGGATTGATCCAGCGGGAGGCACCCCGGCCTGCCACGAAATGA
- a CDS encoding DUF1800 domain-containing protein — translation MSNSNDVDAALALWRFGLGAADGGITAIKDAPRDLLKEEITELAVPTPVGAQLRSSSDLLVALYEYQKQVKAERDKQPAAGAMAGAAMAGANTMQGAGGPPRASGMQGNAMQGNGMQAGAMPPQSQPQPQAQAQVQAQPQSMDKKPDMPVSKRPYFPQQILLAEADARFNGTIHQPLIGFGERLAMFWANHFSVAISKGGEVHILAGAFEREAIRPHVFGKFEEMLLAVETHPAMLVFLDNQQSIGPTSPANKNGKRGLNENLAREIMELHTLGVDGGYNQADVTSLARIITGWTFYRDEKRPGPQGKFIFNANAHEPGDHTMMGMTYAEGNVEQGRTALRDLARHPATARHIATKLVRYFVADQPPPALVAKLAAAYTKSQGDLSAVYTALIDADEAWNPTLTKMRMPQDYVAAMLRCSGIRPKPEQIISMLNALGQPLWNPAGPNGFSDVTDAWASSESLATRIDAANLFAHQIQGQIDPRAFAGDRLGPLLAADTLQAISRAETRPQGLSIAFLSPEFQRR, via the coding sequence ATGTCCAATTCCAACGATGTCGATGCCGCATTGGCGCTCTGGCGCTTCGGCCTTGGCGCTGCGGATGGCGGGATCACCGCCATCAAGGATGCCCCCCGCGATCTTTTGAAGGAAGAGATCACAGAGCTTGCTGTGCCAACGCCCGTCGGCGCGCAATTGCGCTCCAGTTCCGATCTCCTGGTGGCGCTTTACGAATACCAAAAACAGGTCAAAGCCGAACGCGACAAACAACCCGCAGCCGGTGCAATGGCGGGCGCGGCCATGGCCGGCGCGAATACGATGCAGGGCGCAGGCGGCCCGCCCCGAGCTTCCGGCATGCAAGGCAATGCTATGCAGGGCAATGGCATGCAGGCGGGTGCCATGCCGCCCCAGTCGCAACCCCAACCGCAGGCCCAAGCTCAGGTCCAGGCCCAACCCCAGTCCATGGACAAAAAGCCGGATATGCCGGTTTCCAAGCGTCCCTATTTTCCGCAGCAGATCCTGCTTGCGGAGGCCGATGCCCGTTTCAACGGAACGATCCACCAACCGTTGATCGGCTTTGGCGAACGGCTGGCGATGTTCTGGGCTAACCATTTTTCGGTGGCGATCAGCAAGGGTGGCGAAGTGCATATTCTGGCCGGAGCTTTCGAGCGGGAGGCCATCCGTCCCCATGTCTTTGGGAAGTTCGAAGAGATGCTGCTGGCGGTCGAAACCCATCCGGCCATGCTGGTTTTCCTCGATAACCAGCAATCGATTGGCCCGACCTCGCCCGCCAACAAGAATGGCAAGCGGGGCCTCAATGAAAATCTTGCCCGTGAGATCATGGAGCTGCACACGCTCGGCGTCGATGGCGGCTATAATCAGGCAGATGTGACGTCGCTGGCGCGGATCATTACCGGCTGGACATTCTACCGCGATGAAAAACGCCCAGGCCCACAGGGCAAATTCATCTTTAACGCCAATGCCCATGAACCGGGCGACCACACGATGATGGGAATGACCTATGCCGAGGGCAATGTGGAACAGGGCCGCACCGCCTTGCGCGACCTCGCCCGCCACCCGGCAACCGCCAGACATATCGCCACAAAACTTGTCCGGTATTTCGTCGCTGACCAACCGCCCCCGGCCCTGGTGGCGAAACTGGCCGCCGCCTATACCAAGTCGCAGGGCGATCTCTCAGCTGTCTATACTGCCCTTATCGATGCCGACGAAGCCTGGAACCCGACGCTGACGAAAATGCGCATGCCGCAGGATTATGTGGCGGCGATGCTGCGCTGCAGCGGGATCAGGCCGAAGCCGGAGCAGATCATTTCCATGCTGAATGCGCTTGGCCAACCGCTGTGGAACCCCGCCGGTCCCAACGGTTTTTCCGACGTTACCGATGCCTGGGCATCGTCGGAATCGCTGGCGACCCGCATCGATGCGGCAAATCTCTTTGCCCATCAGATCCAGGGCCAGATCGATCCGCGTGCCTTTGCCGGTGACCGGCTGGGACCCCTTCTCGCCGCCGATACATTGCAGGCGATTTCCCGGGCGGAAACCCGACCCCAGGGCCTGTCGATTGCTTTCCTTTCCCCCGAATTTCAGAGGCGCTGA